One part of the Armatimonadota bacterium genome encodes these proteins:
- a CDS encoding PAS domain-containing protein, with protein MNKTLWELLWDYDPNGLLVVDAGMVIRVVNPALCAMFKATADELIGHDAAEFMDDLSDFRSVWESNSAMAAEEREYPRFDLYVRQVIFPITDEGIVACIMIDLTHERRQEHEMRELKRQALRNVTRVVDNQMKVAQEIAGLLGETTAETKVSLLKVIEMLDEGVV; from the coding sequence ATGAACAAGACTCTATGGGAACTGCTCTGGGACTATGACCCTAACGGCCTGCTTGTCGTCGACGCCGGGATGGTCATCCGGGTTGTCAACCCCGCGCTCTGCGCCATGTTCAAGGCAACGGCGGACGAGCTTATCGGCCACGATGCCGCGGAGTTCATGGATGACCTGTCGGACTTCCGGAGCGTGTGGGAGAGCAACTCCGCCATGGCGGCCGAGGAGCGGGAGTATCCCCGCTTCGACCTCTACGTCAGGCAGGTCATCTTCCCCATCACGGATGAGGGCATCGTCGCCTGCATCATGATCGACCTGACCCATGAACGCCGCCAGGAGCACGAGATGCGTGAACTGAAGCGGCAGGCGCTTCGGAACGTGACTCGCGTGGTGGATAACCAGATGAAGGTGGCACAGGAAATCGCCGGCCTGTTGGGGGAGACGACCGCGGAGACCAAGGTGAGCCTCCTCAAGGTGATCGAGATGCTCGACGAAGGGGTCGTGTAG
- a CDS encoding SpoIIE family protein phosphatase has product MEHFLDIFEASLNKRNETLCGDKVKVHRDEEKTIIVLSDGLGSGVKANILATLTSVIIITMLAADVGIEEVMRTVIGTLPTCKVRNIAYATFTVIQISHTDHSFKVINFDNPPTFHFRHGKIMPTERQEVEILGRKVKMFEGQLELGDFLGAMSDGVPYAGMGVALNFGWGWDNIARYIEERWLTHYWCARDVVRDVIGKTRSLYRDEVGDDATFVGVFVRPEKGLLIFTGPPLEKAEDDAIVERFLAFNGTKIVCGGTTSNIVADHMGDIVQTDLKSLRKDIPPIGSLPGVDLLTEGILTMSRALEYLRDADGNPSRLPNDRNAATLLATHLLRADHIHFLVGQQINEYYQNPLLPKSISIRKHLVRELADFLTEQRKEVTIEYC; this is encoded by the coding sequence GTGGAGCACTTCCTCGACATCTTCGAGGCCAGCCTGAACAAGCGGAACGAGACGCTTTGCGGCGACAAGGTGAAGGTACACCGGGACGAGGAGAAGACAATCATCGTTCTCTCCGACGGCCTCGGCAGCGGCGTCAAGGCGAACATCCTTGCCACGCTCACCTCGGTCATCATCATCACGATGCTCGCTGCCGACGTGGGCATCGAGGAAGTGATGCGCACGGTCATCGGCACGCTGCCGACCTGCAAAGTGCGCAATATCGCTTACGCCACATTCACCGTCATCCAGATCAGCCACACGGACCACTCGTTCAAGGTCATCAATTTCGACAACCCGCCCACGTTCCACTTCCGGCACGGCAAGATCATGCCCACGGAGCGCCAGGAGGTTGAAATCCTCGGCCGCAAGGTCAAGATGTTCGAGGGACAACTTGAACTGGGCGATTTTCTCGGCGCGATGTCGGACGGCGTGCCCTACGCCGGTATGGGCGTCGCCCTGAACTTCGGCTGGGGTTGGGACAATATCGCCAGGTACATCGAGGAGCGCTGGCTCACCCACTACTGGTGCGCCCGCGATGTGGTCCGCGATGTAATCGGCAAGACCCGCAGCCTCTACCGCGATGAGGTCGGTGACGACGCCACGTTCGTCGGCGTTTTCGTCCGCCCCGAGAAGGGATTGCTGATCTTCACCGGTCCGCCCCTGGAAAAAGCCGAGGATGACGCCATTGTCGAGCGCTTCCTCGCCTTCAACGGCACGAAAATCGTCTGCGGAGGCACCACGTCCAATATCGTGGCCGACCACATGGGCGACATCGTCCAGACCGACCTCAAATCCCTGCGCAAGGACATCCCGCCCATCGGCAGCCTGCCCGGCGTCGACCTTCTCACCGAAGGCATTCTCACGATGTCCAGGGCGCTGGAGTACCTCCGAGACGCCGACGGGAACCCCAGCCGGCTCCCCAACGATCGCAACGCCGCCACCCTGCTGGCCACGCATCTGCTGCGCGCCGACCACATCCACTTCCTGGTGGGCCAGCAGATCAATGAGTATTACCAGAACCCGCTCCTGCCCAAATCGATCAGCATCCGCAAGCACCTGGTCAGGGAACTGGCCGACTTCCTCACCGAGCAGCGCAAGGAAGTCACCATCGAGTATTGCTGA
- a CDS encoding flavin reductase family protein — MQPLTETDYEHISLCDLEPEVARVVMGACISPRPIALITTLGPGGIVNAAPFSNFMGVATEPPLIAFGIGPRNGEEKDTLRNAREHGHFVINCVSVEMAEAMHHTAADYPRDRSEVDAAGLTTLPGTDQPVPRIAEAPIHMECRVYKIVDLGEPKPDHAIVVGEVLRLHVRRDCMGQGSIPDAVAWNPLGGLGDDYMKPGETFSLEYPSPKPVEQR; from the coding sequence ATGCAACCACTCACAGAAACCGACTACGAACACATTTCCCTTTGCGATCTGGAGCCGGAGGTCGCGCGCGTCGTGATGGGCGCGTGCATTTCGCCGCGGCCCATCGCGCTCATCACCACACTCGGACCGGGCGGAATCGTCAACGCCGCGCCGTTCAGCAATTTCATGGGGGTAGCCACGGAGCCGCCGCTCATCGCGTTCGGCATCGGCCCACGTAACGGCGAGGAGAAGGACACGCTGCGCAACGCCCGCGAGCACGGTCATTTCGTTATCAACTGCGTGTCGGTCGAGATGGCCGAGGCGATGCACCACACCGCCGCCGATTACCCACGGGACCGCAGCGAGGTAGACGCCGCCGGCCTCACCACCCTGCCGGGGACCGACCAGCCCGTTCCGCGGATCGCGGAGGCGCCGATTCACATGGAGTGCCGGGTATACAAGATCGTGGACCTTGGCGAGCCGAAGCCGGACCACGCCATCGTGGTCGGCGAGGTCCTGCGCCTCCACGTTCGGCGCGACTGCATGGGCCAAGGGTCAATACCCGATGCGGTGGCGTGGAACCCGCTGGGCGGCCTCGGCGACGATTACATGAAGCCCGGCGAAACTTTCAGCCTGGAATACCCGTCACCCAAGCCCGTGGAGCAACGCTAA
- the moeB gene encoding molybdopterin-synthase adenylyltransferase MoeB → MSVTVTIPAPLRRYTDDQDSVQAEGHTVGAVLEQVVAKYDDLRKSFFDREGNLRRFVKVFLNDDDIDALQGAATRLNEGDTLVIVPSIAGGTDVVDAAAVDRVTFSQEEYRRYNRHMIMPEVGEEGQKRLKASRVLVVGTGGLGSPVGLYLAAAGVGTLGLVDFDVVDDSNLHRQVIFGVDDVGLPKVEAAKQRLQQINPFITINTYNEPLTSENAMEIIRDYDVVVDGTDNFPTRYLVNDACVLLGIPNVYGSIFRFDGQISVFWAEKGPCYRCLYPEPPPPGLVPSCAEGGVLGVLPGIVGCLQANEAIKLIIGQGNTMVGRLALFDALEMKIRELKLRKNPDCPVCGEHPTIHELIDYNEFCGVPHLNQTKEEPLATDEISVEQLKQRLDAGTPTIVFDVREPSEYQIARLGGSTLIPLGDLPQRYTEIPRDGDVVIHCKLGGRSRMAVDYLKSLGYTNVKNLAGGITAWSQQIDSSVPTY, encoded by the coding sequence ATGTCCGTCACAGTCACCATTCCGGCGCCGCTTCGCCGGTACACCGACGACCAGGATTCCGTTCAGGCCGAAGGCCACACCGTTGGCGCGGTGCTGGAACAGGTCGTCGCGAAATATGATGACCTGCGCAAGTCGTTTTTCGACCGCGAGGGCAACCTTCGCCGTTTCGTGAAGGTTTTCCTCAACGATGACGACATCGACGCCTTGCAGGGCGCGGCGACGCGGTTGAACGAAGGCGACACCCTTGTCATCGTCCCCAGCATCGCGGGGGGAACGGATGTCGTGGACGCGGCCGCAGTCGATCGTGTCACGTTTTCGCAGGAAGAGTACCGCCGTTACAACCGGCACATGATCATGCCGGAGGTGGGCGAAGAAGGGCAGAAACGGCTCAAGGCATCGCGCGTCCTCGTGGTTGGTACGGGCGGCCTCGGCTCGCCAGTAGGGTTGTACCTCGCCGCCGCTGGCGTGGGGACGCTCGGGCTGGTGGATTTCGATGTTGTGGATGACAGCAACCTCCACCGCCAGGTGATCTTCGGCGTGGATGACGTTGGGCTCCCGAAAGTTGAGGCCGCCAAACAGCGGCTTCAACAGATCAACCCGTTCATCACGATCAACACCTACAACGAGCCGCTCACCAGCGAGAACGCGATGGAGATCATCCGGGATTACGATGTCGTCGTGGACGGCACGGATAATTTCCCGACGCGCTACCTGGTGAACGACGCATGCGTACTGCTCGGTATCCCGAACGTATACGGCAGCATCTTCCGATTTGACGGGCAGATTTCGGTGTTCTGGGCGGAGAAGGGCCCATGCTATCGGTGCCTGTATCCGGAGCCTCCCCCACCCGGCCTGGTGCCGAGTTGCGCCGAGGGCGGCGTTCTGGGGGTCCTGCCGGGCATCGTAGGTTGCCTCCAGGCCAACGAAGCGATCAAACTCATCATCGGGCAGGGCAACACGATGGTCGGACGCCTCGCCCTGTTCGATGCACTGGAGATGAAGATTCGCGAGCTCAAGCTCCGCAAAAACCCGGACTGCCCGGTCTGTGGCGAACACCCAACCATCCATGAGCTCATCGACTATAACGAGTTTTGCGGCGTGCCGCACCTGAACCAAACGAAGGAGGAACCATTGGCGACAGACGAGATATCCGTCGAGCAACTGAAGCAGAGGCTGGATGCGGGAACACCCACGATTGTGTTCGACGTGCGCGAACCGAGTGAGTATCAGATCGCGCGCCTTGGAGGGTCTACCTTGATCCCCCTGGGGGACCTGCCGCAGCGCTATACCGAGATTCCTCGGGACGGCGACGTTGTGATCCACTGCAAATTGGGCGGGCGCAGCCGCATGGCCGTCGACTACCTCAAGTCTCTGGGCTACACCAACGTCAAGAACCTCGCCGGCGGCATCACCGCGTGGAGCCAGCAGATCGACTCCAGCGTGCCGACGTACTGA
- a CDS encoding SgcJ/EcaC family oxidoreductase: MGPDERAIREVHTTWIDAVNAGDLARLLALMADDAVFLIPGQAPIGRNEFPVGFSAAHQQSRIRCISELEEVVIVGEVAYTVCRDSLSVTPRAGGEAMKLAGHRITIYRKQPDGRWLLARDANTLSPVAS; the protein is encoded by the coding sequence ATGGGACCTGATGAACGAGCTATCCGAGAAGTGCACACCACTTGGATTGATGCAGTCAACGCCGGCGATCTTGCCCGCTTGCTCGCCCTGATGGCGGACGATGCCGTGTTCTTAATTCCGGGCCAAGCACCGATCGGCCGGAACGAATTCCCCGTCGGCTTCTCGGCCGCCCACCAGCAATCTCGGATTCGCTGCATCAGCGAGTTGGAAGAGGTCGTGATCGTCGGCGAAGTCGCCTACACAGTGTGCCGCGACTCGTTGTCCGTGACACCGCGTGCCGGCGGAGAAGCAATGAAACTGGCCGGTCACCGGATCACCATATACCGCAAACAGCCCGACGGCCGCTGGCTTCTGGCCCGCGACGCCAACACGCTCTCCCCAGTGGCGAGTTGA
- a CDS encoding prolyl oligopeptidase family serine peptidase → MHNITSVLFAGMALASIASAADAAPKPVETGFLFKKLTLDKKDYPYVVYVPENYDATKAWPLIMFLHGAGECGSDGWRPVMQGIGTAIMLDVAKWPFIVIIPQKPDVKYAWEQYDGALMQMLKTARKDYKVDGSRLYLTGLSQGGHGTWAIGARHADLWAAIAPICGYGGSKWPQTETPKGLLPAFNGPDSEFGTALKDTPVWAFHGEADSVVPIKETQDLVAAVKAAGGAPKITTYPGVDHNSWDRAYRTEDLGAWFLSHRKGG, encoded by the coding sequence ATGCACAACATCACATCCGTCCTTTTCGCCGGCATGGCACTGGCGTCCATCGCTTCCGCGGCCGACGCCGCGCCAAAGCCGGTTGAGACCGGATTCCTGTTCAAGAAACTCACGCTTGACAAGAAAGACTACCCCTACGTGGTTTACGTCCCCGAAAACTACGACGCCACCAAGGCGTGGCCGCTGATCATGTTCCTGCACGGCGCCGGCGAATGCGGCTCGGATGGCTGGAGGCCGGTGATGCAGGGCATCGGGACCGCCATCATGCTGGACGTCGCGAAGTGGCCGTTCATCGTCATTATCCCGCAGAAGCCGGACGTGAAGTACGCGTGGGAGCAATACGACGGCGCCCTGATGCAGATGCTGAAGACCGCGCGCAAGGACTACAAGGTGGACGGCTCGCGGCTGTACCTGACCGGCCTGTCGCAGGGCGGACACGGAACGTGGGCGATCGGGGCCAGGCACGCCGACCTCTGGGCCGCCATCGCGCCCATCTGCGGGTACGGCGGATCCAAGTGGCCTCAAACCGAGACTCCGAAAGGGCTCCTCCCTGCCTTCAACGGCCCTGACAGCGAGTTCGGGACTGCCCTGAAAGACACTCCAGTGTGGGCATTCCATGGCGAGGCCGATTCCGTCGTGCCGATCAAGGAGACCCAGGATCTGGTTGCCGCCGTGAAGGCTGCGGGCGGTGCGCCAAAGATCACGACTTACCCGGGTGTGGACCACAATTCGTGGGACAGGGCGTACCGCACCGAAGACCTCGGCGCGTGGTTCCTCTCGCACCGCAAAGGCGGCTGA
- a CDS encoding DNA-3-methyladenine glycosylase, which translates to MAHLTAVDPTLAAIIAANPPCAMQPDPDIFVGLVEAIVCQQLSVKAAATIFGRFKALFNDQVTPQSVVEAPLDAMRACGLSWGKAAYVHDLCAHILDGRLELDRLDALSDEDIITELTAVKGIGRWTAEMILMFHLNRPDVLPVADLGIREGFKRAYGLEERPGPETMAQIAEPWRPWRTLGCWYLWRILENAPLSA; encoded by the coding sequence GTGGCGCACCTGACGGCCGTCGATCCCACCCTGGCGGCGATCATCGCCGCCAACCCACCGTGCGCGATGCAACCGGATCCGGACATCTTCGTGGGGCTCGTCGAGGCCATCGTGTGCCAGCAGTTGAGCGTGAAGGCCGCCGCCACGATCTTCGGCCGTTTCAAGGCCCTGTTCAACGATCAAGTGACGCCACAATCCGTTGTCGAGGCGCCACTTGACGCCATGCGCGCGTGCGGCCTGTCGTGGGGCAAAGCCGCGTACGTCCACGATCTCTGCGCCCACATCCTGGACGGCCGGTTGGAGCTGGATCGCCTGGACGCGCTGTCTGACGAGGACATCATCACCGAACTCACCGCCGTCAAGGGCATAGGGCGGTGGACCGCCGAGATGATCCTCATGTTTCATCTCAACCGACCGGACGTGCTCCCCGTGGCCGACCTGGGCATCCGCGAGGGCTTCAAGCGGGCGTACGGCCTGGAAGAGCGCCCGGGTCCGGAAACGATGGCCCAGATCGCGGAACCCTGGCGTCCCTGGCGCACACTGGGGTGCTGGTATCTATGGCGTATACTCGAGAACGCTCCGCTTTCCGCGTAA
- a CDS encoding CPBP family intramembrane glutamic endopeptidase — METTFIFDAPAKPSNSTLLGESIVDTLVALLIGLMLNLVVAAPIVALNFRSLQEAFNPPPRYVQTFRCSSMPPTDAPLRRWAASQGGMQSVTVVRRGNLVSIEYQIAAGKAISKMAPAKALGYEVVGSRSEPKDEGLDASGFLARLASNPVTAAILIASLIASEAGFLLACAWALRRTREGGEPVPAFFRGPVGKSILFGAGMGVVALVFGEAWSLFLERVVGPYVNIDGPMAMAREFPLWGKIAIFVLGTALAPLGEEYFFRGFLFGRYAAAGRVRLGIVVSALFFAGVHLDPLNFIDLFVVGMLLAWTYHRSGSLIASMTTHAVNNAVAFGVLFASHHG; from the coding sequence ATGGAAACCACCTTCATCTTCGACGCGCCGGCAAAGCCTTCCAACTCCACGCTGCTCGGCGAGAGCATCGTCGATACTCTGGTGGCCCTGCTCATCGGGCTGATGCTCAACCTGGTGGTGGCCGCTCCCATCGTGGCGCTCAATTTCCGGTCTCTACAAGAGGCGTTCAACCCTCCGCCAAGGTACGTCCAAACGTTCCGGTGCTCGTCTATGCCTCCGACTGACGCGCCGCTTCGCCGGTGGGCTGCCTCGCAAGGCGGCATGCAATCGGTCACGGTTGTTCGCCGGGGGAATCTCGTCTCCATCGAGTATCAGATCGCCGCGGGCAAAGCCATCAGCAAAATGGCGCCTGCGAAGGCGCTGGGCTACGAAGTGGTGGGCTCTCGCAGCGAACCCAAGGACGAAGGATTGGACGCCAGCGGATTCCTCGCGCGCCTCGCATCAAATCCCGTCACGGCGGCCATCCTTATCGCATCACTCATCGCTTCGGAAGCCGGATTCCTGTTGGCGTGCGCGTGGGCTCTTCGGCGAACGCGCGAAGGCGGTGAACCGGTGCCGGCGTTCTTCCGAGGTCCGGTCGGCAAATCGATTCTCTTTGGCGCTGGCATGGGGGTCGTCGCGCTCGTGTTTGGCGAGGCGTGGTCGCTGTTCCTGGAGCGCGTGGTGGGCCCATATGTGAATATCGACGGCCCGATGGCGATGGCCCGCGAATTCCCGCTATGGGGCAAAATCGCCATCTTCGTTCTGGGGACGGCGCTCGCGCCGCTGGGCGAGGAGTATTTCTTCCGCGGCTTCCTGTTCGGCAGATATGCCGCGGCAGGGCGGGTGCGGCTTGGCATCGTTGTGTCCGCGTTGTTCTTCGCGGGCGTCCACCTCGACCCGCTCAACTTTATTGACCTTTTCGTGGTAGGCATGCTTCTGGCGTGGACATACCACCGCAGCGGATCGCTCATCGCGTCCATGACAACCCACGCGGTGAACAACGCCGTCGCGTTCGGTGTTCTGTTTGCATCCCACCATGGCTGA